Within Syntrophus gentianae, the genomic segment ACATAAGGATGGCCATTTCTCATGTGGAAGTGTGAAATGTCTCCCCAAGTTCAAAAGGGTACGCTGACGTACCTGTTTGCCGATACGCTCCGAAGAAACCAGTCGGTAGGTAAAGTAAGATTCCCCTGGCGTAGTCGCACTTCCGGTTTTTGTTTGGCGGATAAACATGGAGGCGGTATACAGGAATCGGGCCTCAATGTCAAGTAGCCAATATATTTTATGGCACTACATTGGCGGTTTTGACACCCCTCCATTGATTTTATTGGACTTTTCACCATCGAAATGCCAAATATCGACGAAAAATGGAGCATCGGTGTTAAAGATGGGGTAGGACCGCCAATTCAGCCTGCACTCTCAATAATTAAGATTGCATATTTATGATGGGAGGGCAGAGATGGTCTTTTTATCGGGTAAAGTAAGGCTGGTGTGAAAGAATGCGCCTCAGTCGGATGAACCGAGAAGATGAATGGCTTCCAGGATGCGCGGGCGGGTTTCCAGGGGGAGGTTGTTCTGCCGGGCTTTTTCCACGAGGTCCCGTCCCATCAGCGCGGCGCCGAGGGCGCCGGTGATCAGGGGATTTTCGGGGATGAGGAGATCGCCGTTAAGGTACTCCCGCAGGGCGGCGATAAGCCCCTTGTTTTTGCTGCCGCCGCCCGTCAGAACGACGGGTTTTTCCAGGCGGAGCCGGTGGGCCATCCGGCTGATCCGGTCCGCAAGGGAACGATGGACCCCGGCCAGGAGGTCCGGGACGGGAATCCCCTGGGCCAGGCTGGAGGCTACTTCCTGCTGGGCCCAGATCGTACAGAGGTTGCTGATCGTTGCCGGGGAGGTGCTCTGCAGGGAGAGATCGCCCACCGCTTCCAGGGGGATGTTCAGGGTATCGGCGATGATTTCGATGAATCGGCCGCTGCCGGCGGCGCACTTGTCATTCATGATGAAGTCGTGGGGACGCCCCTGGCTGTCGATGCGGATGGCCTTGCTGTCCTGTCCCCCAACATCGATCACCGTCCGGGCTTCGGGAAAGAGGAAGTGAATTCCCCGGGCATGGCAGGTGATTTCCGTGATCTGCCGGTCGGCAAAGGGAACGTTGATGCGGCCGTAGCCGGTGGCGACAACGTAGGAGATGGCTTCGAAGGCGAGTCCTGCCTGGTCGAGGGCTTCCTCCATCACCTTGTTGGCCAGCCTGCGCTGTTCCGCACCCGTTGGTCCGATGACCGAGGCGGCAATCCCCTCGCCGAGGATCACCGCCTTGGTCATGGTTGAACCGATATCAATGCCTGCGAAGTATTCCGCCATTTCGCACAATCATCTCAGGCCGCCCGGTTGGTCCGGACGGATTCCAGGGTTTCAATGAAGGCGTCGATCTTGTTGCGGGTATCAATCTCGGAGTAGGAAGTGATATCGATGATGTCGCTTTCCAGAATCAGGGAAGGCACCTCGCGGTTGGTCTTCTCTTTCTGTCCTCCGGAACCCATCATCAGGATCGGGATGGGCTTGTAGATCTTGGCCAGCTGCTTCAACTGCCAGATGAGGCCGACGTGCCAGGTCCGGCAGGAAAAGGCCTGATGGACAACGATTCCGTCGATGTCGTATTCCTCGACCCAGTTGATGAGGCGCTCCACGTCGGGTTCCGATCCAGGGCGTTTCCGGGCCTTGTCGTACCAGAAGGTCCAGTATCCGAGCCACCGCCAGGCGAGACGCTCCACGGGATCGCTGGTCTTGGGGAGATCCATTTCATCCAGGGGCATGACCAAGCGATAGGTGGTCTCCACGGGGAACGTGGCCCCCTTGCTGTTGAAGTAGTTGAAATCGTTCAGGGCGTACCAGGCGGGAAGTCCGCCGCCCCACATCAGCCGGTACTTTTCCTCTTCGACTTCGCCTTCGCCCTTGGCGATCTTTTCCTTCAATTCCTTCTTGAGATCGGAGAAGAAATTGTAGGATTCCTGGGTGGCCATCATGAAGTTCAGGGGAACCATCGTGTTCATGGCGTCGCCGGTTCCCATGGGGCTTGGCTTGGCCTTGCGCAGCTCATAGGTTTCGTGGACCAGGTTCCAGATGCGGTCGCTCAGATCCACCCGCTCGCTCAGGCGGTCGTAATCCATCTTCTTTCCCGTCATTTTTTCCACAAAGGCGATGAGGCCGCGCAATTCCTTGACAATATAACGGTGATAGTAGCCCAGGATTTCCCTGTGATCGCGGTCTCTCTGGAACAGGGGGTAGGGGAGATCGATGTTGTAGATCGGGATGTCCGGCATGAACTGCTGTGAGGCCTGGTACCACTTGGCCCTCGGGTCACAGAGGATCTGACCGGTTTGAATCATGAAGTCAGGCCTCGCCTGGCCGCCCCAGGGGGCGTCGGGGGGCGTCTCACCCAGCTCCTCGCGCCACTGGTCATAGCCGATGCCGCAGAGGGCGTAGGTGCACAGGGAGCGGGAGAGTCCCAGCGATTCCGCCCGCTGCATGAAGCGTTCGGCATCCCGCTTCGCGCCGCAGACGCCTGCGAAATTTTCGGTCCACACCGGCAGGACATCCATCGCCCGGAGAATCTCCTCATGGTGGCAGCAGATGAACGTATAAGCCAGTTTATGGGTGCCTTCCTTCCTGGCCCTATTTGTACCGGCGATAAATTCCTTAACCATGGGGCCGATGGAGGCGGCTGCATGGGTTGCAGTCATTCTTTTCTGGGGTTTCTTTTCTTTCTTTTCTTCTGTCATTGCTCTGTCCTCCTTATGCCGGCATGGCCGCTAGCCGATCATTTCCAGGAAAGCCTGGATGCGTGTCTTCAATTGTCCGATGGTTCCCGCCGAATAGGTGTCTTCAAGACAGAGGAGCGGGATATTGAGGGATTCGTAGTAGGCCTTTCTCGCCGGGACTTCGAATCCAAAGGGATCGCAGTACTTGTACAGGTAAAGAATGGCGCCGTTGGCGGCAAACTCCTTTGCCCGTGCGCCGATGTCGCCAAAGCGATCCTCGGCGTCGCCGGCAAAGGTGCCGGCGGTGTTTTCCCGGTATGTCTTGGGACAATTGAGCTTGTCCAGGTAGCGACGGGCCAGGGAGGCCACCGGATCGCCCTCTTCATCGGCAAGGGGCCACAGATCCCGCGTGCCCATGCAGGTCGTGTCGATCACCACATTGCCGCCGTTTTCTTCGACGATGCCGGAAATGGCGAGATGATCCACGCAGGGGCCGTCCAGGAGAATCCGGGGACCTTTCTTGACCGGGGCTTCCGTCCGCCTGCCCAGTTCGGCCAGGACTTCGTCGAAGAGGGAATTGGCTTCTTCAACCGGTAGGCTTGCCCCGACGGCCAGAACCTTCTGCAGTTCCGCTGCGGAAATCAGCGGGGGATCGGCCTTTTTAAATTCATACAGGGCCCGGGTTTTGGTCCGATTTTCATTGTGCAGCCGGATGGCTTCCTGAAGATCTGCATCGGAAATGGGCTTTCCCGTGAAATCTTCCAGGCTCTTCCTGTACGACTGGAGTTCCTCCTTGAAATATTCGTGGGAAGATTCCTTCACGACACTGGGCGTATTGACGAAGTGAAAGTAGGGAAAATTGAGGGAATAACTCCACACGCTGTAGCTTCTCACCATGCTGTCGCATCCGTGGGGGATCACGATGCCGGAGAGAAAGTCGTATCGGTCCTTGACGCAGAGATCAAAACAACTCCGGATAAAGGGGCAGACGATTGTCTCCAGGAGGGAATCCCCTTTGGTGATGGGTTCGTGGATATCACCGCGAATCCGGAAGGGGATACATCCGGCAGCCGTGATAAATTCGAGCGGAACAAAAGAGCAGATGTAACCGATCGCCTTTTTCCCGCCGGCGCATAGTTCCTTTGCCCGGATTCCATAATTTTCGTACTGTCTTTCCACCTCTGCCATGATGTTGTTCTTCGTATCGCTCATTAAACTCCCTCCTCTTTTTTAACGACAGAACTTAGTATTTCCAACCCGTCGTTCTTCAGATTCCTTGCGACAGGCTTTTCTCCCGCGCCAGCAGTGCCGCGCCAAGGGCGGCGGTGAACAGGGGATTCGAAGGCACTCTGACCGGGATACGCAGGCTGTCCTCCAGGGCCTGGACCAGACCGGCGTCTACCGCCCCGCCACCGGTCAGAACCACATCCGGTTCGATTCCCACTCGTTCCGCCAGGCTGGCAAGCTGGGCAGCCAATGCCCGATGCACACCGGCCAGAAGGTCTTCCTTGGCCACGCCTTCCGCGATCAGGGATACGGCTTCGGATTCAGAAAAAACAACACACCCCGTGCTGAAGTCCACCTTGCTTCGGGATTTCAGAGAAAGCGGACCGATCTCCTCCAACTTGACCCGCAGGACCTTCGCCATGATCAGTAACAAACGGCCACTGCCTCCGGCACATTTCCCGCTCAAAAGGAAATTATGGACATGACCCTCGCCATCCATGCGCAGGACTTTGCTGTAAAGATCCCCGCAATCGAGAACGGTTCGGGCTGAAGGAAGTAGAAAGGCGACCCCTCTGCCCTGACAGGTGATATCCGGTTTTTCTTCATCGGCGAACAAGACCTGCTTTGCTCCGTAACCTGTGGCCATGACGAAGGATAAACCCGAAGGTGCTATTCCGGCCCTGGACAGCAGGGTGTCTCTGACCTGCTCGGCGGCTCCCCGGTAATCTCCGCCGGAGGGACAGGCAAAGGAAGCCTGAACGGATTGATCCTCCAGCAGGACCCCTTTCGCGGAAAAAGATCCGATATCGATACCCAGAAAAAAAGCCATCGTTTAACTCAGCGTGATTATTTGTCGTTCTTATTGCTTAAAACTCTTTGCGGTGCGTCTTCTGAAAGCGGAATCATAGGGGAAGCCGTCTACTTTATCGGGAAAGATATCGAGTGCAAACGCGTTGCTTCCGGCCAGCACTTCGCTATCCTTTGAAAGGATCAGACGGATCCGCCTTTGCCTTTCCTGGGGAAGCGATGCGGGATCTTTGACTCGAGGCGCAAAAGATCAAGCCGACAAGCCAGTGACTTAAAACAAAGTATGGGGAGTGTCAATCAAAAAATCAGAGAGATGCCCCGTTGTTCATGGCTTGGACAGGAGGGGTTTTCTCCGGTGGCTCGGGAGCGTCCCCCTGAAGGAGAGTAGCGTTAGATCCGGAAAAGTTTCGACTGGTCACGGCATAAAATTTGTTGTAGGTATCTTGTCGCAAGTTAAGTTTTCTGGAAAGAATGATCATTATAAAATCCTGAAAATAGAGAGAATTTAAAAATGACGGAAGAAGGGTTGGAGAAAAAGATCCGTGCCGTTGCGGACATGATCTGCGAGGCCGGAAAGGTCGTGGTCTTTACCGGGGCGGGCGTCAGCACCGAGTCGGGCATTCCTGATTTTCGCAGTCCGGGAGGATTATGGGACCGGTTTGATCCCGATGATTTCACGATCCAGAAGTTTCTCCGCAGCGCGCAGACGCGAAGGAAACAGTGGCGGATTCTGATCGAGGGAGGCGCTTTTGCGGAAGCGCAACCCAACCGGGCCCATCTGGCCGTGGCCGAACTGGAGAAACTGGGGAAGCTGCGGTGCGTCATTACCCAGAATATTGATAATCTGCATCAGAAGGCAGGAAATGCGCCGGAAAGGGTGTACGAACTCCATGGCAACATGCGCTGGCTTAAATGTCTGAGCTGCGGCGACCGGATTTCCGTACCCGACATGCTTCAGAGGACGGCATTAAGAGAATTGGATGGATTTCCCTTCTGTGAGCGATGCCAGGGCCTGTTGAAACCGGATGTGATTTTTTTTGGAGAGGCTCTTCCGGAGGACACCCTGCGGGAGGCGACTTATGAGGCGAGCAACTGCGACCTGATGCTGGTTATCGGTTCTTCCCTGGTGGTTTATCCGGCGGCTTATATGCCCCAATATGCAAAAGATGTCGGTGCAAAGCTGGTGATCATCAATCGGGAAGAGACGCCCTATGATGCGGAGGCGGACATCCTCCTCCAGGGTGGTGCGGGGGAGATGATGACCCGGATCCTGGCGGCGGTCAAGGATCAAATCGATCTATAGTTTTTTCCAATCGGTATTTCAGGAGTCCAGGGTTGTTAAGCCCTCCCGGATGGCATATTTGATTAATTCGGCCACGCTGCCGGCTCCAAGTTTCTGGGCAATGTTCCGCCGGTGGGTTTCCACGGTCTTCACACTGACACGCAGGGTCTTGGCAATCTGTTTGGCCGTCATGCCTTCCGCAAGCAGCTGGAGAAGTTCTCTTTCCCGCGCCGTCAGTTCCGAGGAGACGGAGACCGATGGTTTCGCTTCCTTGTGCACATAATTTCTAACGACGATATCGGTAATGGTGGGGCTTAGATAGGTGTGGTTTTCCAGGACGGTGTGAATGGCGCTGACGAGTTCTTCAAAGGCGCAGTCCTTTAAGAGATACCCTGCGGCGCCTGCTTCCAGCATGCCTACGACAAAATGGCGATCGGTATGCATGGAGAGGGCAATGACTTTGATTCCGGGAAAGTCGGAGGTGATCCTCCTTGTGGCATCGATGCCGTTCATGTCCGGCATGGAGATGTCCATGATAATGACCTGCGGATGCAGCTCTTTGGCCAGGGTTATTGCTTTTTGTCCATTTTCCGCCTCTGCGACAACATTCATATTCCCGTGGTTTTCAATGAGAATACGTAAGCCGTCACGGACTATTTTGTGATCGTCGGCAAGAAGAACATTGACAGCCATTTTCCCTTTCTCCTTATTATTTTAATTTGTCATTTTTACCATAGAAGTGCTGGGCCGGTCACACTTTTTTATACCTCCTCTATCATTAAAAAAGGAGAAAAAAATACATCCTCAAGAAACATTGTGACAGTGCCTGAAAGGTCTTGCGGAGAGTGAATTTTATCACAATCTTAAGTCTTGCTTATATTACAGTCCGAGTTTCGTTCCAATAAGGGGAAAACCGTATTATGTCAGGGAAAAATTACTGATATTTGATTCAGTCAAAGGATTAGAAAAATTAGGGCGGTTATTGAACTTCCTACCAG encodes:
- a CDS encoding SIR2 family NAD-dependent protein deacylase is translated as MTEEGLEKKIRAVADMICEAGKVVVFTGAGVSTESGIPDFRSPGGLWDRFDPDDFTIQKFLRSAQTRRKQWRILIEGGAFAEAQPNRAHLAVAELEKLGKLRCVITQNIDNLHQKAGNAPERVYELHGNMRWLKCLSCGDRISVPDMLQRTALRELDGFPFCERCQGLLKPDVIFFGEALPEDTLREATYEASNCDLMLVIGSSLVVYPAAYMPQYAKDVGAKLVIINREETPYDAEADILLQGGAGEMMTRILAAVKDQIDL
- a CDS encoding 2-hydroxyacyl-CoA dehydratase subunit D codes for the protein MTEEKKEKKPQKRMTATHAAASIGPMVKEFIAGTNRARKEGTHKLAYTFICCHHEEILRAMDVLPVWTENFAGVCGAKRDAERFMQRAESLGLSRSLCTYALCGIGYDQWREELGETPPDAPWGGQARPDFMIQTGQILCDPRAKWYQASQQFMPDIPIYNIDLPYPLFQRDRDHREILGYYHRYIVKELRGLIAFVEKMTGKKMDYDRLSERVDLSDRIWNLVHETYELRKAKPSPMGTGDAMNTMVPLNFMMATQESYNFFSDLKKELKEKIAKGEGEVEEEKYRLMWGGGLPAWYALNDFNYFNSKGATFPVETTYRLVMPLDEMDLPKTSDPVERLAWRWLGYWTFWYDKARKRPGSEPDVERLINWVEEYDIDGIVVHQAFSCRTWHVGLIWQLKQLAKIYKPIPILMMGSGGQKEKTNREVPSLILESDIIDITSYSEIDTRNKIDAFIETLESVRTNRAA
- a CDS encoding 2-hydroxyacyl-CoA dehydratase subunit D gives rise to the protein MSDTKNNIMAEVERQYENYGIRAKELCAGGKKAIGYICSFVPLEFITAAGCIPFRIRGDIHEPITKGDSLLETIVCPFIRSCFDLCVKDRYDFLSGIVIPHGCDSMVRSYSVWSYSLNFPYFHFVNTPSVVKESSHEYFKEELQSYRKSLEDFTGKPISDADLQEAIRLHNENRTKTRALYEFKKADPPLISAAELQKVLAVGASLPVEEANSLFDEVLAELGRRTEAPVKKGPRILLDGPCVDHLAISGIVEENGGNVVIDTTCMGTRDLWPLADEEGDPVASLARRYLDKLNCPKTYRENTAGTFAGDAEDRFGDIGARAKEFAANGAILYLYKYCDPFGFEVPARKAYYESLNIPLLCLEDTYSAGTIGQLKTRIQAFLEMIG
- a CDS encoding acyl-CoA dehydratase activase; protein product: MAEYFAGIDIGSTMTKAVILGEGIAASVIGPTGAEQRRLANKVMEEALDQAGLAFEAISYVVATGYGRINVPFADRQITEITCHARGIHFLFPEARTVIDVGGQDSKAIRIDSQGRPHDFIMNDKCAAGSGRFIEIIADTLNIPLEAVGDLSLQSTSPATISNLCTIWAQQEVASSLAQGIPVPDLLAGVHRSLADRISRMAHRLRLEKPVVLTGGGSKNKGLIAALREYLNGDLLIPENPLITGALGAALMGRDLVEKARQNNLPLETRPRILEAIHLLGSSD
- a CDS encoding acyl-CoA dehydratase activase, whose amino-acid sequence is MAFFLGIDIGSFSAKGVLLEDQSVQASFACPSGGDYRGAAEQVRDTLLSRAGIAPSGLSFVMATGYGAKQVLFADEEKPDITCQGRGVAFLLPSARTVLDCGDLYSKVLRMDGEGHVHNFLLSGKCAGGSGRLLLIMAKVLRVKLEEIGPLSLKSRSKVDFSTGCVVFSESEAVSLIAEGVAKEDLLAGVHRALAAQLASLAERVGIEPDVVLTGGGAVDAGLVQALEDSLRIPVRVPSNPLFTAALGAALLAREKSLSQGI
- a CDS encoding response regulator yields the protein MAVNVLLADDHKIVRDGLRILIENHGNMNVVAEAENGQKAITLAKELHPQVIIMDISMPDMNGIDATRRITSDFPGIKVIALSMHTDRHFVVGMLEAGAAGYLLKDCAFEELVSAIHTVLENHTYLSPTITDIVVRNYVHKEAKPSVSVSSELTARERELLQLLAEGMTAKQIAKTLRVSVKTVETHRRNIAQKLGAGSVAELIKYAIREGLTTLDS